Within the Vanessa cardui chromosome 6, ilVanCard2.1, whole genome shotgun sequence genome, the region AGTAAATTTCTTGAGCGTTAAGTgacaaaataactttaaaaaatcatctaaaaattaaatcaaatgctatattttaaaatggcatgatttcattttctaaatattGCTGTCAGGCATTTATCAATCCGGATGAAGGTTATCGTTGAATTTAGATACACCCTGTATTTATGTGTGTTGATATGACTTACGCatgaaataagaattatttcatGCGTcgaggttaaaaataaaattataaatacgtcATATGTTTTTACAAGACGTAATTTTCAAGTGCCCGTTGACAGGTCAAGGTCAATGACATTGCTAGTCTTATTCGGATCGCATAATACATTAACTTTACAAGTAAAGTACTATAAGCCATGGGAAAATTTTGAATGTCCAAAAGTTGTTagatttttacttaatattcaccatcatcatcaacggccttttttcgtccactgctggacataggcctctccaatagcacgccactgtgattgatcttcggctactcgcatccagctcctgccagccgccttgACTTGACTTAATATTACTTTTCATCTTTTATAAGGACTTCGCTATCGTTAAAAAGTAGAAGCATAACCAATTCTTACATTTTTCCGAAATgtgtattataatgaaatatttattttataatatataacagtaGTCAACAAGGTCAGTTACAAGGTAATTAGACTTTAACAACGTGTGTCTTCAGAAAAAAACAATCTGCGAGGACGCACGTAAGATTAGGTTATTGTCAAAGGCTCTGTCGAGCGTAATTAGGATCATGCTCTAGTAGtgaatgattttgaaataagaagACCGGGCGAAGGTTCTATCTGGTTCTCTTCCATCGTAACTGAGAATAGGGTTAACTTTACGCCAAGAGACCCCTAAGGCATTGGCAAGACATTAAAGGCAGTTCCCAAAATGACAACGAGGGTTCCGCTGGTGGTTATCAGGTATGATGCCACAGTTGGTGAAGGTAAGTTCCGCAAATAAATCTACTTTATTTGGGATAAATGATGGAGAAAGATCACAGTGACGTGCACTTGGAggggcctatgtccagcagtggaaaaaacaggctgatgatgatgatgatgtgggATGAACGCGTAAGTGATAATGAAATTAACGtcatttcattcaaatataaaaatatagtaaggtCATGAATAACattcctttaaaatatattaatttatattatctcaAAAGTTACCTAAAATTCCAGTTTACTTACGTCTCAAAgcagtacttattttttttaaacgatacaCTTCAGTATgatattgctatttattttaattaggatAATCATTCAATATATCAACTTTGTTGTGCCTTATAAGCAATAAAtgatttagaattttattaaactcaattttttataaagataataaacatgaatttagttttaaatcaagtattttaataatgcttTTTGGCTAGGTATTTTGGCCTAAATGATAACCTATGACAAGTTGCACTCTTCAGTGAAGCAACTTGGGACCGtcgacatttttttgttttatggacAGACGCATGCCACATAAAGTTAACCATGTGAAGAATATGGGTTTTCAAATTTCAGATCGCAAACCTTCGAAGATTGGTCTTGTGATTTCAGGTCATAGCGAATGCAAGTCCGGTTGAGATCATCGGAATAAGAACTACTCACCTTTGAATTTTCTTTAGAGTATCGTCACGTAAATCACATTTTTCATCAATTGTAGAATTTTAGTTGGTGTATGTTTCGAAGCATGATAACTACGGAGCAGACTTTAAGCCTTAAATTGTGCGGTGATAAGTCAGGCACATctaaggaatttaaaaattcaattggatAGTTGGTGGCTCCATCTTTATTTGTTACACAGTCAATCAGATTTGAATGAATACAGCAACCTTTTTTCTTAGCTGTCAAAATAGCTCGCTCATAGTCATTATTTTTGTGCATGATGTTTGGGAATACTTTGTTGATGAGCCTATCCAGACCTGAAGTTTTCTTTGAATTACTGCTCAAGAGAATCATTCCAGCTCCAAGGTTGTGAAAATCATCCAGTGGGTCATCTTCCGATAGGTTTTAATCTCCGATGAAGTTTTGTATTCTGTAAGGCATCCTTATTGAACTTTGCAGATCGGTTTCAGTATCGACAAAGTCATCTGGATAGAATATTTCCGCTAAGAGCTTGGCTAACTGGTCTGGCGATAATGTTTCGAAAGCTAAGTCTAACCTATGTATCTAacctatgtatattatgtatattcaccaatataaaaatgatgtatataaaatttttaaatattgcgaCGTACTGCCGGTACAAGACAAATTCAATTACAgcatattaaaagaaaactattttaatgtgGATATACAGCATAAAattcaacataaaataataactagacAAATAACAAACCAAAAATTAATAACGACTAATGCTTTTAATAACGTATATGGAAAAAGGACAACAGCATATTTAACTCCTCGATTACTAAACGAACTTGATctgaagtttaaaaataaaataaccaaaaacaccttaaaaaaacaattaaagtcTTATTTTCTCAACACCCTGTAAGTGTACGGACCGATAGTTCGAGTTCgctttgtataatatgttttttttttctttattttttttttaattacccactatatttataattattgaagtggaatgattgttaaaattttgtatttactgGATTTTGTACTAGAACTGTATTCTCACCTAACACTCCGGACAAATCCCGGTGATTTTTGGAGTGTATTATTGCTTGTAAACTTTTGaaaatggtttaaataaataaataaaaaaaatatataccctaGTGGTCTAACCAATGTATCtgttatatcataaattacCAAATCACAccaaatacttaaattttaggTGTGTTTATCTTTTTCTTACTTCCATTTGCTATTTGCCTATTCCATAGGCTATTTAGCTATTCGTAGCTTTTTAAACGCTTTGTAGTcgtattataatcatttaattaaatttcagtttaaaaataaattaatattttcattactttattattgCAGGTAGTATTAAGTTCAGTTAAAAGCAAAtagaaaaaacataaaaaaaatacaattcaatcTTTCGTTTCGTACATTTTTGATAGAGAGTGTCAAATAGTAAAACAAAAGgctattttgtatgtttttaattttttatgtcgaATATTTCGTATATACAGTAAGTTTACTCGAGAAATTAAGCAGTCATACATATGACTCTAAAAAACTTTAAagtctaaattaattatacatatttgcaTTATCCTAATCTATAAACATATTATCATtaatgcatttataattttcaatggcacaaacacattaaaaataacataaaacgcTATGTGTAATAATGTAGTTTGTGTAGGCGTGGTATTACTGTTTTGGGTTGAATCTTCAATCCGTCACTTCACTTTCTTGATATAATTATCGTAGTAAAACAATCCAAAGTTCCTTATGAAGAATAAAGTATAACCTACTGTCAATAGCTTGTAAGCTATATTATATTGACATTCGTAGAATAAACTATTTACACTATGTAATCCCAGTAAAACGAATTGTACCTGAAAAAAGAAACaagtgttaataattatttcgaacAAAGTATTATAATGGTAATATTGCTCGGTATTTTTACAAAAGTTACTTCATTACATTGTAACAAGTTTTATTAGAAAACaatgaaaatgtaaaacattgtttttcatATTACTTATCAGACGATCACTGAATACGATACAAATACACCATATATTACTGCGGAGGCGGTGAATATACATATCTCATTGTTGAAAGTTTTAAGTGCAGTGTATCTAACACCTGTGTTGTGGTGATAATGTGATGTGGTGTGAATTACAATTacagttaaattaatatgaaaatttagactttgtataaaagtaaaaagtaaagttaagtaacagcctgtaaatttccctctgctgggctaaaggcctcctctcccgttaaggagaggatttggaacatattccatcacgctgtttccATGCGGAGttttggaatgcacatgtggcagaatttagatgaaataagaggtttcttacgatgttttccttcacctccgagctcgagatgaattattataatcacaaattaagcacatgaagatgcacgcattctaaccaccgggccatctcagctcagattttggataaaattgtaaaatagagCTCATTGTTGTGATCAGCTTAGGTCATTATTCCGAATATATGTTTtcgtttgaattttttaatggACTATTTATctgtttaatcaaattaaatcaattattttagcCGCGTGGGCGTATCGTGGTAGAATTTCGCATAACAGCACTGACAATAAATGTGAAATGGTTGCTATATAAGTATAGCAATATATAGCACGTTACGAAATGTCACCCATATATTGATTGATTGTGTGTATATTGAGtgattttattacgtaaaatatcAAATGCTCTGAACTTTATgagtcatatttttttacatgtataatttattatggatAATTTTCCATTGGACTTGCACTGTCGCAGGTATGATCCtgatatatagataatatttgtattaactttcggacatattaattattatgatatgctataaaagtaaatacaatGTTTTTCTAAGAAGTCTCTTTAATTGACTCACCAACTGCAGCTCCGTCACATGCCTTTTCCACCACAGATGCTTTTTGTACTTGTCACCAAATCCAGAAATTAAATAGTACGTGTACATGATCGTATGTACAAAAGCGTTAAGATAGCCTATCAAAATTGCTTGACCACCTGTAATATGACACAAAACTATTCaatcaatttctttttattggGATATATATGACaaacaataagtttttttatatttccgaGTAGACATGACCCCActccacctgttggtaagttgAAGTGGAGTCCTAACGCGAAGACGGCTAGTACAGTCAGGAAGAATGAGCTATACTAGTCGCCCtcaaattataaagttaaataaactttaaataaactaataaaatatacctgGCTGATACGTGGCTCCGAACCAAGCTGCTATTGTCATCAAGATGTGATGGTGTAAATGGAGAGACGTTATCTGTCTATTTGATTTTCTCAACACAAATAGTACAGTATCCAATAATTCTGATACTTTTGCCATAAAGTAAGTCCATACTCCACGAGCCAcctgaaaaacaaaaaacatcatTTAAGCCCTGATACAAAAATGCCATAAAGTTGAAGAAATCATCAACAAATCAGAAGAAAATAAAGGTTTtcgaataatttcaaaaattatatctatatttggCTCATCTATCGCAGCAGTCatagtattaaaacaaatgacgtTCTGAATAagctcataataatttaaagtaacagACCATTATTATACCATAGTTGGACTAAGGattcctctccctttaaggtgAAGGTTTAGATTTTACTCAATTTCGTCACTACAAGCCGGATTTATGTGtgacaaaatttcattgaaatcaggTCCAATATGTAAGTTTCCTAACTACGTTTCCTCTTCGTGATTTGGCTCTTAATAAATGACGTAATTTTTAGGTCCCTGATTTGTTTCCATTATCGAATAACGCAAAAATGAtacataatgttaataaaactaaagttttttttttattaatagtccATAATAATAAgttgtgcaagcccctctgggtcCCACcatcatgataaaaatatatacaatattataatatctctttccactgttatttaatttttgtttaataaaaatcgcACTTAGGAAGACCTATTACCATCTTCAACTCATAAAAATCGTGTCGTGTATCGGGCTTTAcagttaaataatgtaatttctttgaacaattaaaaaattctcACCCATCGCGCTATATCTTTATCCGGGTCTAATCCTTGGCAATtaacattgaaattatataacagaaaaaaCGTGGTAgcctgaaaaaagaaaaaaattaaaatataataaaatgtttgctaataataataatctttacgtAGATTGTTAGAAAGGCACACTCCTGGGTGTGTTATGGGCAACAAAATCCTACATAAATCCAGTTCCTTAAGTCACAGACAGTACATATTTAGATAGTGGCATCAATTTTGCCCTAAATATGACCAAAGCTACCCttcacacaaacacacatataaactaaaaataataaacaaaaattacgacTATTATTACCTCGTATACTATATATAGACTTAAGAGTATTTGAGCTACATTATAAACtttcataaaatttgtcacatcgTACGGATTCCGATCCTTCATAAAACGAGGACCAAGGCGTGTGCAAAAGAAAAAGTAGAAAGccaaaatacttaataattgaAAAGGTTTCCCGACTAGAAACCAATCTCGCGTTATTGgacctgaaaataaaaaaaacataaattacagttcaagtttcaatttaaaatttgagcAATGTGCCAATTAATGTATCTAGTTTTAACTGAATCTACGGTCTAATGAATGGCACAACTATATTAAGAACGTGGatgatgaatttattttaaagattcccAAGGAGCTTAAGAATTACGACATGAGCAGATGAAAGTTAAACGGAGTTACTAGGTTTTCGGTTAGCAGTCCAGGTCAGAGTAAACAGTAAGGTAATATTGTATGGCTCTTTTTGAATAACAAcggatttttttctataattatggtattttcttttatctctctgattaagttatataaatttggGGCTcactttttacttaaaataaaacttcacaACATTCGACTAacattatactaaattatataaaaacttttctgTATTGCATACTTTTTCAGACCGAGTCTAAACAAAAAGTTCGGTAACAAaaagtgtatttaattttctaacAAAGTCAATCACCACCATTGGTTTATTACAACTCCTTTACACAATATGCggcattataaaataagatattgaAACTCACTAGTTTGCTCATGGaagtaaaaattgtaatactccacaatattttgtataacagagtccattattaaagttatacgACTGAGCTGGTATAGCACTgttgaacaaaaaaattagaCTTAACTCGCACAATGTTATAAGTGAACGTTATGTTTATATAGTTTAGATCAAAGttcaagatttaaatttattcagaataacaattacttacattggaataCTTACGCTGTGTTTATTAAGAGAAGAAGAactcatacataatattaataaggtcACTATTAGCAAATGAATAAGTTCGACTAGTAGCAGATAGATGCTCAAAGCGTGCTAATTTGTAGTAGGACCTTTTAAGACATTTCTTTAAGTTGGTGAACAAGCAAATGAGCCAGATCAAGTTTAATGGTAAATTTCACCCATAAACATTAGTATTGtacaaaaactatatattaatgCATTAGGGATGGTGTAATGATCCTTGCCCTGATACATAAGATACAAAACGATAAGATCACTtagattgaattaaaaaataattgtatataaaaatttgaCCATTTACTCCCTCTATCTTTTTGGTAACATGTAACTTTTGAAGTAATATGGGTTTTGtctttttctgttatatttcCTACGATGATGAAAAAAATAGACATATTTGACACTGCAGATTATGTATTCTGTAAACTCCTAACTAAAGTTAGAGCTCGATGTTGTGCGTCAA harbors:
- the LOC124530487 gene encoding elongation of very long chain fatty acids protein AAEL008004-like is translated as MDSVIQNIVEYYNFYFHEQTSPITRDWFLVGKPFQLLSILAFYFFFCTRLGPRFMKDRNPYDVTNFMKVYNVAQILLSLYIVYEATTFFLLYNFNVNCQGLDPDKDIARWVARGVWTYFMAKVSELLDTVLFVLRKSNRQITSLHLHHHILMTIAAWFGATYQPGGQAILIGYLNAFVHTIMYTYYLISGFGDKYKKHLWWKRHVTELQLVSQLKRLLRKTLYLLL